A window of the Equus asinus isolate D_3611 breed Donkey chromosome 20, EquAss-T2T_v2, whole genome shotgun sequence genome harbors these coding sequences:
- the ZNF333 gene encoding zinc finger protein 333 isoform X1 produces MRILVSTWYLRVLIYGLTGRRHGEASVRKKIFMAYILESRGVAARTGPRGAPGPTGVDWSERRVWAGGPWVPAGRARRDRADTVGVGELGLDPRMQIRPGMGERETPSVPEDRPALWESPWTSGYTELKAAVQIQRAAMPVPALGLPNWWGAGGSALPAQDPMWHQEASAEKAAVTLGVLTACPQELVTFADVAVLFTPEEWLFLDSAQRSLYRDVMLENYRNLASVGDQLCTPSTFVHLEQREEPWTTERGLCPGACPESQLQPQDSVANHDISVEIPSIGAQRARAVAGEQLHKHAELGAPLPVEPLCPSQRIPAGGDPCGCRGRGEAFLQMGLMAPEKAGGGDKALACGQCAKSFRYSSDLARHARTHSAERGFACRECGRAFKCPSNLRRHARAHTGEKPFACAQCGKAFTRNFNLLLHRRSHTGEKPYACPACGKAFNQPSSLRSHARTHTGEKPFACAHCGKAFREPSSLKTHLRTHTREKPYACEQCGKPFRTSTHLSVHRRVHTGEKPYGCATCGQVLSRLSTLRSHMRTHTGEKPYACQQCGRAFSEPSSLRKHVRTHTGHKPYACQQCGRAFGQSSHLTVHGRTHTTGRPYACTQCEKAFRHSSSLAVHRRAHAAAAEKT; encoded by the exons ATGAGAATACTTGTCTCAACATGGTACCTGCGGGTTTTAATTTATGGCTTGACTGGGCGGCGACACGGAGAGGCCAGTGTCCGAAAGAAGATTTTCATGGCTTAcattcttgagagcagaggggtCGCCGCTCGGACAGGGCCACGCGGGGCACCAGGTCCCACCGGGGTCGACTGGAGCGAGCGCAGAGTCTGGGCCGGCGGGCCTTGGGTTCCTGCAGGAAGGGCACGCCGGGACAGGGCCGACACCGTCGGAGTGGGT gagctggggctggacccGAGGATGCAGATCAGGCCCgggatgggagagagggagaccCCTTCGGTTCCAGAGGACCGGCCAGCTCTCTGGGAGTCGCCTTGGACTTCAGGATACACA GAGCTGAAGGCGGCTGTGCAGATTCAGAGGGCGGCCATGCCTGTGCCTGCGCTGGGCCTCCCCAACTGGTGGGGGGCCGGTGGTTCTG ctctgcctgcccaggaCCCCATGTGGCACCAGGAGGCGAGTGCAGAGAAAGCAGCCGTGACTCTTGGGGTGCTGACCGCCTGCCCACAG GAACTGGTCACCTTCGCGGATGTGGCCGTGCTGTTCACTCCAGAAGAGTGGCTGTTTCTAGACTCTGCTCAGAGGAGCCTGTACAGAgacgtgatgctggagaactataGGAACCTGGCCTCCGTGG GAGATCAGCTGTGCACACCCAGCACCTTTGTTCATTTGGAGCAAAGAGAGGAGCCGTGGACCACCGAGAGAGGACTGTGCCCAGGAGCCTGTCCAG AGTCTCAACTTCAACCGCAAGATTCAGTTGCTAACCATGATATTTCTGTGGAGATTCCATCCATTGGCGCGCAGAGG GCGCGGGCTGTGGCTGGAGAGCAGCTTCATAAACACGCCGAACTTGGGGCACCCCTTCCCGTCGAGCCGCTCTGTCCGTCCCAGAGGATTCCTGCCGGCGGGGACCCGTGCGGATGCCGCGGGCGTGGCGAGGCCTTCCTCCAGATGGGCCTCATGGCGCCGGAGAAGGCGGGGGGCGGGGACAAGGCCCTCGCCTGCGGCCAGTGTGCCAAGTCCTTCCGGTACAGCTCGGACCTCGCCCGGCACGCGCGCACGCACAGCGCGGAGAGGGGCTTCGCGTGCCGCGAGTGCGGGCGTGCCTTCAAGTGCCCGTCCAACCTGCGGCGCCACGCGCGCGCGCACACCGGCGAGAAGCCCTTCGCGTGTGCCCAGTGCGGCAAGGCCTTCACGAGGAACTTCAACCTGCTGCTGCACCGCAGGAGCCACACGGGCGAGAAGCCCTATGCGTGCCCGGCCTGCGGGAAGGCCTTCAACCAGCCGTCGTCCCTGCGCAGCCATGCGCGCACGCACACGGGCGAGAAGCCATTCGCGTGTGCCCACTGTGGCAAGGCCTTCCGCGAGCCCTCGTCGCTGAAGACGCACCTGCGCACGCACACCAGGGAGAAGCCGTACGCGTGTGAGCAGTGCGGCAAGCCCTTCCGCACCAGCACGCACCTGAGCGTGCACCGGCGGGTCCACACGGGCGAGAAGCCCTACGGCTGCGCCACGTGCGGACAGGTCCTGAGCCGCCTCTCCACGCTCCGGAGCCACATGCGGACGCACACCGGGGAGAAGCCGTACGCGTGCCAGCAATGCGGACGCGCCTTCAGTGAGCCCTCGTCCCTCCGGAAGCACGTGCGCACCCACACGGGCCACAAGCCCTACGCGTGCCAGCAGTGCGGGCGTGCCTTCGGCCAGTCCTCACACCTGACGGTGCACGGGAGGACGCACACCACGGGCAGACCCTATGCGTGCACGCAGTGTGAGAAGGCCTTCCGGCACAGCTCCTCGCTGGCCGTGCACAGACGGGCtcacgccgccgccgccgagaaGACGTGA
- the ZNF333 gene encoding zinc finger protein 333 isoform X3: MRILVSTWYLRVLIYGLTGRRHGEASVRKKIFMAYILESRGVAARTGPRGAPGPTGVDWSERRVWAGGPWVPAGRARRDRADTVGVGELGLDPRMQIRPGMGERETPSVPEDRPALWESPWTSGYTELKAAVQIQRAAMPVPALGLPNWWGAGGSALPAQDPMWHQEASAEKAAVTLGVLTACPQEISCAHPAPLFIWSKERSRGPPREDCAQEPVQSLNFNRKIQLLTMIFLWRFHPLARRGRGLWLESSFINTPNLGHPFPSSRSVRPRGFLPAGTRADAAGVARPSSRWASWRRRRRGAGTRPSPAASVPSPSGTARTSPGTRARTARRGASRAASAGVPSSARPTCGATRARTPARSPSRVPSAARPSRGTSTCCCTAGATRARSPMRARPAGRPSTSRRPCAAMRARTRARSHSRVPTVARPSASPRR, from the exons ATGAGAATACTTGTCTCAACATGGTACCTGCGGGTTTTAATTTATGGCTTGACTGGGCGGCGACACGGAGAGGCCAGTGTCCGAAAGAAGATTTTCATGGCTTAcattcttgagagcagaggggtCGCCGCTCGGACAGGGCCACGCGGGGCACCAGGTCCCACCGGGGTCGACTGGAGCGAGCGCAGAGTCTGGGCCGGCGGGCCTTGGGTTCCTGCAGGAAGGGCACGCCGGGACAGGGCCGACACCGTCGGAGTGGGT gagctggggctggacccGAGGATGCAGATCAGGCCCgggatgggagagagggagaccCCTTCGGTTCCAGAGGACCGGCCAGCTCTCTGGGAGTCGCCTTGGACTTCAGGATACACA GAGCTGAAGGCGGCTGTGCAGATTCAGAGGGCGGCCATGCCTGTGCCTGCGCTGGGCCTCCCCAACTGGTGGGGGGCCGGTGGTTCTG ctctgcctgcccaggaCCCCATGTGGCACCAGGAGGCGAGTGCAGAGAAAGCAGCCGTGACTCTTGGGGTGCTGACCGCCTGCCCACAG GAGATCAGCTGTGCACACCCAGCACCTTTGTTCATTTGGAGCAAAGAGAGGAGCCGTGGACCACCGAGAGAGGACTGTGCCCAGGAGCCTGTCCAG AGTCTCAACTTCAACCGCAAGATTCAGTTGCTAACCATGATATTTCTGTGGAGATTCCATCCATTGGCGCGCAGAGG GCGCGGGCTGTGGCTGGAGAGCAGCTTCATAAACACGCCGAACTTGGGGCACCCCTTCCCGTCGAGCCGCTCTGTCCGTCCCAGAGGATTCCTGCCGGCGGGGACCCGTGCGGATGCCGCGGGCGTGGCGAGGCCTTCCTCCAGATGGGCCTCATGGCGCCGGAGAAGGCGGGGGGCGGGGACAAGGCCCTCGCCTGCGGCCAGTGTGCCAAGTCCTTCCGGTACAGCTCGGACCTCGCCCGGCACGCGCGCACGCACAGCGCGGAGAGGGGCTTCGCGTGCCGCGAGTGCGGGCGTGCCTTCAAGTGCCCGTCCAACCTGCGGCGCCACGCGCGCGCGCACACCGGCGAGAAGCCCTTCGCGTGTGCCCAGTGCGGCAAGGCCTTCACGAGGAACTTCAACCTGCTGCTGCACCGCAGGAGCCACACGGGCGAGAAGCCCTATGCGTGCCCGGCCTGCGGGAAGGCCTTCAACCAGCCGTCGTCCCTGCGCAGCCATGCGCGCACGCACACGGGCGAGAAGCCATTCGCGTGTGCCCACTGTGGCAAGGCCTTCCGCGAGCCCTCGTCGCTGA
- the ZNF333 gene encoding zinc finger protein 333 isoform X2, with protein sequence MQIRPGMGERETPSVPEDRPALWESPWTSGYTELKAAVQIQRAAMPVPALGLPNWWGAGGSALPAQDPMWHQEASAEKAAVTLGVLTACPQELVTFADVAVLFTPEEWLFLDSAQRSLYRDVMLENYRNLASVGDQLCTPSTFVHLEQREEPWTTERGLCPGACPESQLQPQDSVANHDISVEIPSIGAQRARAVAGEQLHKHAELGAPLPVEPLCPSQRIPAGGDPCGCRGRGEAFLQMGLMAPEKAGGGDKALACGQCAKSFRYSSDLARHARTHSAERGFACRECGRAFKCPSNLRRHARAHTGEKPFACAQCGKAFTRNFNLLLHRRSHTGEKPYACPACGKAFNQPSSLRSHARTHTGEKPFACAHCGKAFREPSSLKTHLRTHTREKPYACEQCGKPFRTSTHLSVHRRVHTGEKPYGCATCGQVLSRLSTLRSHMRTHTGEKPYACQQCGRAFSEPSSLRKHVRTHTGHKPYACQQCGRAFGQSSHLTVHGRTHTTGRPYACTQCEKAFRHSSSLAVHRRAHAAAAEKT encoded by the exons ATGCAGATCAGGCCCgggatgggagagagggagaccCCTTCGGTTCCAGAGGACCGGCCAGCTCTCTGGGAGTCGCCTTGGACTTCAGGATACACA GAGCTGAAGGCGGCTGTGCAGATTCAGAGGGCGGCCATGCCTGTGCCTGCGCTGGGCCTCCCCAACTGGTGGGGGGCCGGTGGTTCTG ctctgcctgcccaggaCCCCATGTGGCACCAGGAGGCGAGTGCAGAGAAAGCAGCCGTGACTCTTGGGGTGCTGACCGCCTGCCCACAG GAACTGGTCACCTTCGCGGATGTGGCCGTGCTGTTCACTCCAGAAGAGTGGCTGTTTCTAGACTCTGCTCAGAGGAGCCTGTACAGAgacgtgatgctggagaactataGGAACCTGGCCTCCGTGG GAGATCAGCTGTGCACACCCAGCACCTTTGTTCATTTGGAGCAAAGAGAGGAGCCGTGGACCACCGAGAGAGGACTGTGCCCAGGAGCCTGTCCAG AGTCTCAACTTCAACCGCAAGATTCAGTTGCTAACCATGATATTTCTGTGGAGATTCCATCCATTGGCGCGCAGAGG GCGCGGGCTGTGGCTGGAGAGCAGCTTCATAAACACGCCGAACTTGGGGCACCCCTTCCCGTCGAGCCGCTCTGTCCGTCCCAGAGGATTCCTGCCGGCGGGGACCCGTGCGGATGCCGCGGGCGTGGCGAGGCCTTCCTCCAGATGGGCCTCATGGCGCCGGAGAAGGCGGGGGGCGGGGACAAGGCCCTCGCCTGCGGCCAGTGTGCCAAGTCCTTCCGGTACAGCTCGGACCTCGCCCGGCACGCGCGCACGCACAGCGCGGAGAGGGGCTTCGCGTGCCGCGAGTGCGGGCGTGCCTTCAAGTGCCCGTCCAACCTGCGGCGCCACGCGCGCGCGCACACCGGCGAGAAGCCCTTCGCGTGTGCCCAGTGCGGCAAGGCCTTCACGAGGAACTTCAACCTGCTGCTGCACCGCAGGAGCCACACGGGCGAGAAGCCCTATGCGTGCCCGGCCTGCGGGAAGGCCTTCAACCAGCCGTCGTCCCTGCGCAGCCATGCGCGCACGCACACGGGCGAGAAGCCATTCGCGTGTGCCCACTGTGGCAAGGCCTTCCGCGAGCCCTCGTCGCTGAAGACGCACCTGCGCACGCACACCAGGGAGAAGCCGTACGCGTGTGAGCAGTGCGGCAAGCCCTTCCGCACCAGCACGCACCTGAGCGTGCACCGGCGGGTCCACACGGGCGAGAAGCCCTACGGCTGCGCCACGTGCGGACAGGTCCTGAGCCGCCTCTCCACGCTCCGGAGCCACATGCGGACGCACACCGGGGAGAAGCCGTACGCGTGCCAGCAATGCGGACGCGCCTTCAGTGAGCCCTCGTCCCTCCGGAAGCACGTGCGCACCCACACGGGCCACAAGCCCTACGCGTGCCAGCAGTGCGGGCGTGCCTTCGGCCAGTCCTCACACCTGACGGTGCACGGGAGGACGCACACCACGGGCAGACCCTATGCGTGCACGCAGTGTGAGAAGGCCTTCCGGCACAGCTCCTCGCTGGCCGTGCACAGACGGGCtcacgccgccgccgccgagaaGACGTGA